Below is a genomic region from Streptomyces sp. RPA4-2.
CTACCTCTGCGACTACGCGCACCCCAGTGCAACCAGCGCTTCTGAGTTCGTCGAGTGGACGACCGAGCCCCCTGGCCTTCGGACGGATCCCAAGGGGAGTGCCGCATCCGTGGGGGAGGTCACTCTTGCCATGTGCCTGGTCTGGGCAGGTCGGGCTTTCGATGAAATGATCAACGGCAAGCCGCGCAAGCAGTTCTTGCGTTCGGTTGCGAGGGAGCTCCGATTGGCTCCGGTCCTCCCACCGCTGAACTAGCTGAGCGGTGTGGTCGGCCGTAGTGGTGCGGATATGGTGCGCGCCCCACTCGCAGGTCTAGACGACAAAGAACCCCCAGGTTATCGACCTGGGGGTTTCACATGGAGCGGGTGACGAGAATCGAACTCGCACTCTCAGCTTGGGAAGCTGATGTTCTACCACTAAACTACACCCGCGTAAGACATCGGTTGGACCGGTGTCGAATGCCCGCTCACTCTACCTCATGCCTGGCCCCCGGCGCTGAAGCCGCGGGGCCGGTGCGCGTTTCGGGGGATGGACACGGCTGCGGGGGAACGGAGTTGGGGCGTACGGTGGAGGCGAGGGAGAGGGTCCTGGCGGGGCCGGAGTGCCGCCTGGAGAGCCGTCCCATTCATCCCGTAATGTGGCTTTCGTCGTCAGTCACGCCAGTGCCTGGCGAAGGCTCTTGGGGAAGGGACTCTGTGGACTTGATGGAGCGCACCGTCGTCCGATGTGCCGAGGGGCACGTGTTCAGCACCGCTTCGTTCCCGATGCAGAAGGCGGAGCGGCTCGGACCCGGTCGATTGATCCGGTGCCCGCGGTGCGCGCGGCTGCGGAACGTCGTTCCGGTGGCGTTGGAGAAGCAGTAACGGCAACCGCTGAGCGGTCTCAGCAGGCGTAGGCGTGGGGCTGTCCACAATTGTGGGCAGCCCCACGCGTATCCTCGGGGCGTGCTTCTCTCAGACAAGGACATCCGGGCCGAGATCGGCGCCGGCCGGGTGCGGATCGCTCCGTACGACGAATCCATGGTGCAGCCGTCGAGTATCGACGTGCGGCTCGACCGCTATTTCCGGGTGTTCGAGAATCACCGCTACCCCCACATCGACCCCTCCATCGAGCAGGCGGATCTGACGCGGCTGGTCGAGCCCGAGGGCGACGAGCCGTTCATCCTGCACCCCGGCGAGTTCGTCCTCGCCAGTACGTACGAGGTCATCACGCTGCCGGACGACCTCGCCTCGCGGCTCGAGGGCAAGAGCTCCCTCGGGCGGCTCGGCCTCGTCACGCACTCCACCGCGGGGTTCATCGATCCCGGCTTCTCCGGGCACGTGACCCTGGAGCTGTCCAACCTGGCGACGCTGCCCATCAAGCTCTGG
It encodes:
- the dcd gene encoding dCTP deaminase, with translation MLLSDKDIRAEIGAGRVRIAPYDESMVQPSSIDVRLDRYFRVFENHRYPHIDPSIEQADLTRLVEPEGDEPFILHPGEFVLASTYEVITLPDDLASRLEGKSSLGRLGLVTHSTAGFIDPGFSGHVTLELSNLATLPIKLWPGMKIGQLCMFQLSSPAEFPYGSDRYGSRYQGQRGPTASRSFLNFHRTQV